A genomic segment from Colletotrichum higginsianum IMI 349063 chromosome 5, whole genome shotgun sequence encodes:
- a CDS encoding NADPH-dependent FMN reductase, translating to MAATKKVAVIATSTRTPRIGTKVAELVRDVIAPDAAAADVELAFVEVASFNLPVFDEKLLPAQVPAFGEFAHEHSRAWSREIARHDAYVLVVPEYNYGLAGGTKNAIDYLYNEWIGKPVAIVSYGIAGGNSASSQAQKTLEGMKLRVAPTRPALPFAGGGTGPDLMAAIGGEIGDESRENWKAEAETIRKAFAELKELLDAPPPPPPPAKSES from the coding sequence ATGGCCGCCACCAAGAAAgtcgccgtcatcgcgaCAAGCACCCGCACCCCTCGCATCGGGACCAAGGTCGCCGAGCTGGTCAGGGACGTCATCGCgccagacgccgccgccgccgacgtcgagctcgccttcgtcgaggTCGCGTCCTTCAACCTGCCCGTCttcgacgagaagctcctccCCGCGCAGGTGCCGGCCTTTGGCGAGTTCGCCCACGAGCACAGCCGGGCCTGGAGCCGCGAGATCGCCCGCCACGACGCCTACGTGCTCGTCGTGCCCGAGTACAACTACGGCCTCGCGGGCGGGACCAAGAACGCCATCGACTACCTGTACAACGAGTGGATCGGCAAGCCCGTGGCCATCGTCAGCTACGGCATCGCGGGCGGCaactcggcgtcgtcgcaGGCGCAGAAGACGCTCGAGGGCATGAAGCTCCGCGTGGCGCCCACGCGCCCGGCGCTGCCTTTTGCCGGCGGGGGAACCGGCCCGGACTTGATGGCTGCCATTGGGGGTGAGATCGGCGACGAGTCGCGGGAGAACtggaaggccgaggccgagacgatCCGGAAGGCGTTTGCGGAGCTGaaggagctcctcgacgcgccgccgccgccgccgccgccggccaagaGTGAGAGCTGa
- a CDS encoding Cell wall galactomannoprotein mp2 allergen f17-like protein — translation MQLRSLLSLSLVAATVLAAPVPATVAAAAVRKRDLASIQAALNTINSALQGLDNSVKATTSVTIGGGIQLLGAVGGVKTSIQDATTQVQASQPLNKQDARNLKAATDALTNNVKVTINDVVAKKSLVDSLGATPLVAVALQDQKTASVALAQALVSKVPPELNADAQKSATALSTVLDQGIGIFGGTTVAPAAGADAAASAGATTVCQVVDPATGAASAPVAADAAAAAAAAPAAAPAGGGGLLGGLMGFLGGLLKH, via the coding sequence ATGCAGCTCCGCTCTTtgctgtctctctccctcgtcgcGGCCAcggtcctcgccgcccccgtccccgccaccgtcgccgccgccgccgtccggaAACGCGACCTGGCCTCGATCCAGGCCGccctcaacaccatcaacTCGGCGCTCCAGGGCCTCGACAACTCGGTCAAGGCCACGACGTCCGtcaccatcggcggcggcatccagctcctcggcgccgtcggcggcgtcaagacGTCGATCCAGGACGCCACGACGCAGGTCCAGGCCTCCCAGCCGCTCAACAAGCAGGACGCGCGGAACCTCAAGGCCGCCACCGACGCGCTGACGAACAACGTCAAGGTCACCatcaacgacgtcgtcgccaagAAGAGCCTCGTCGACTCCCTCGGCGCCACCCCGCTCGTGGCCGTCGCCCTCCAGGACCAGAAGACGGCCagcgtcgccctcgcccaggcGCTCGTCAGCAAGGTGCCGCCCGAGCTGAACGCCGACGCGCAGAAGAGCGCCACCGCTCTCAGCACCGTCCTGGACCAAGGCATCGGCATCTTTGGCGGGACCACGGTGGCTCccgcggcgggcgcggatgctgcggcgtcggccggAGCAACCACCGTCTGTCAGGTCGTGGACCCGGCCACCGGTGCCGCCTCGGCTCccgttgccgccgatgctgccgctgccgctgctgccgcccccgccgcggCTCCTGCTGGAGGGGGCGGCCTCTTGGGTGGCCTCATGGGATTCCTTGGAGGGCTACTGAAACATTGA
- a CDS encoding Ubid family decarboxylase: MVEVDEHFAARLRRQGWIHYGLGIVFILLRMYGRAKRLGGVTNYQTDDYLQILAAILFTLLVVSLNLITDNGGSNLYPPDQLASFTPSDVAARVAGSKLVLVSEQAMLNLIYVLKACVLLLYTRLTLGLTAQLFVRGLAVYVAVGWVATQVTMFAACRPFSGYWAVPPPDPQCATYESYAIVQACFNISSDVLMLLVPLPLVLRMEVPWRQKAVLVFVFSLGICVVVAALLTKIFNLKDPYSPVYMLWYIREAGVAVFVSNLPLMWPLLREWFPCLRGAKATNVQPATTTQNIGRTTKTVNGSSGVMTQSFGGWQPPPHGTMATTTTTTPATARRDTFEEFGSWLNADDLELQKSSQALGSGSSQRHMLEWDEEDIESSPPGTERRSRKRRSSLPGALVPGQAGGEQASPRRQTMELDVERGLYSCYGPGQDLSPLKTMDFGRMK; the protein is encoded by the exons ATGGTGGAAGTCGACGAGCACTTCGCCGCCAGGCTCCGGCGGCAGGGCTGGATTCATTACGGGCTGGGCATCGTTTTCATCCTCCTCAGAAT GTACGGGAGAGCAAAGAGGTTGGGAGGAGTGACCAACTACCAGACCGACGACTATCTCCAGATCCTCGCCGCT ATCCTCTTCACACTCCTCGTCGTGTCCCTTAACCTCATCACCGACAACGGCGGCTCGAACCTCTACCCGCCCGACCAGCTCGCGTCCTTCACGCCGtccgacgtcgccgcccgcgtcgccggctccaagctcgtcctcgtctcggAGCAGGCCATGCTGAACCTCATCTACGTCCTCAAGGCGTGCGTGCTACTCCTCTACACGCGCCTCACGCTCGGCCTCACGGCGCAGCTCTTCGTCCGCGGGCTCGCCGTCtacgtcgccgtcggctggGTCGCCACCCAGGTCACAATGTTCGCCGCCTGCCGGCCCTTCAGCGGCTACTgggcggtgccgccgcccgacCCGCAGTGCGCGACGTACGAGAGCTACGCCATCGTGCAGGCGTGCTTCAACATCTCGTCCGACGTGCTCATGCTGCTcgtgccgctgccgctcgTGCTGCGCATGGAGGTCCCCTGGCGCCAGAAGGCGGtgctcgtcttcgtcttctccctcggcatctgcgtcgtcgtcgccgcgctgCTGACCAAGATCTTCAACCTGAAGGACCCCTACAGCCCCGTGTACATGCTGTGGTACATCCGCGAGGcgggcgtcgccgtcttcgtgTCGAACCTGCCGCTCATGTGGCCGCTGCTGCGGGAGTGGTTTCCGTGCCTGCGCGGCGCGAAGGCGACGAACGTgcagccggcgacgacgacgcagaACATCGGGCGGACCACCAAGACGGTGAACGGGTCGTCGGGCGTCATGACGCAGAGCTTCGGCGGCtggcagccgccgccgcatgggacgatggcgacgacgacgacgacgacaccggcgacggcgaggagagATACGTTTGAGGAGTTTGGGTCCTGGCTGAACGcggacgacctcgagctgcAGAAGTCGTCGCAAGCGCTGGGGTCGGGATCGAGCCAGCGGCATATGCTGGAGTGGGACGAGGAAGACATCGAGAGCTCGCCGCCCGGTACGGAGAGGAGGAGCCGGAAGAGGAGGTCGTCGCTTCCGGGGGCCCTCGTGCCGGGCCAGGCCGGCGGAGAACAGGCGAgtccgcggcggcagacGATGGAGCTGGATGTCGAACGGGGGCTATACAGCTGTTACGGGCCGGGACAAGACCTGTCGCCTCTGAAAACGATGGACTTTGGCCGGATGAAATAG
- a CDS encoding Alpha beta hydrolase fold-3 domain-containing protein, protein MSSQNLLPRPPYDPQLVAAFSRMLPYPQTAEDIVKGRQLRAAAMAPLQAAVRNDEHLSVEDRTIPGPGGQIPLVILRSRNSQAATDGGRPGILYFHAGGMVLGDAFLAIEPFARIAKDLDAVVVSVEYRLAPEHPAPAPQDDCYAALLWTAEHARDLGIDPARLMVAGVSAGGGLAAGAALRARDTGGPALCAQLLVYPMLDDRDAGVSKRQFRHDTPYDATDNNGAWKCVLGDRAGVEDAAAVSSYVAPARATDLSGLPPAYIDVGTAEPFRDENVAYATRLWDCGVQADLHVWSGGFHGFDLLGLAVGSEVAQAALETRLGWVRRVFGLAEKAA, encoded by the coding sequence ATGTCGTCCCAGAACCTGCTTCCCAGGCCGCCGTACGACCCTCAGCTGGTCGCGGCGTTCAGCCGGATGCTGCCATACCCCCAAACGGCCGAAGACATCGTCAAGGGCCGCCAactgcgcgccgccgccatggccccCTTGCAAGCAGCCGTACGCAACGACGAGCACCTGTCGGTGGAAGACCGGACGATCCCCGGCCCGGGGGGCCAGATccccctcgtcatcctccgGTCCAGGAACTCCCAAGCGGCCACCGACGGCGGGCGGCCGGGCATCCTCTACTTCCACGCCGGCGGCATGGTGCTCGGCGACGCCTTCTTGGCGATCGAGCCCTTCGCCCGCATCgccaaggacctcgacgccgtcgtcgtcagcgtcGAGTACCGCCTCGCGCCGGAGCACCCGGCGCCCGCGCCCCAGGACGACTGCTACGCCGCCCTGCTCTGGACCGCCGAGCACGCGCGGgacctcggcatcgacccGGCCCGCCTCAtggtcgccggcgtctcggccggcggcggcctcgccgccggcgccgccctcaGGGCGCGGGACACGGGCGGGCCGGCGCTCTGCGCGCAGCTGCTGGTGTACCCGATGCTCGACGACCGCGACGCGGGCGTGTCCAAGAGGCAGTTCCGCCACGACACGCCCTACGACGCCACGGACAACAACGGCGCGTGGAAGTGCGTGCTGGGCGACCGggcgggcgtcgaggacgcggccgccgtcagcTCTTACGtcgcgccggcgagggcgaccgACCTGTCCgggctgccgccggcctACATCGACGTCGGCACGGCCGAGCCGTTCCGCGACGAGAACGTGGCGTACGCGACGAGGCTGTGGGACTGCGGCGTGCAGGCCGACCTGCACGTCTGGAGCGGCGGCTTCCACGGCTTCGACCTGCTGGGCCTGGCCGTCGGGTCCGAAGTCGCCCAGGCTGCGCTCGAGACGAGGTTGGGATGGGTCAGGAGAGTCTTTgggctggccgagaaggctGCTTAG
- a CDS encoding SCP-like extracellular protein, with protein MADEEQAIQRPAQAYQTPAWETPATNKRRSLFDRFVPSSATHGYRTTSDEPYAKEASAHHPPPAYSAGATATTATTTTAAVTATPRTHSSLHARFDALLPPHKTYVGLSRKRFLLFVLLPLAILLLLVLPLALGLGLSNRGDGKQDLPLPTNKEVHTGDLTYYAVGLGACGQTHGDTDMIVSVSHYIWDEVQTGGNPNTNPLCGKKIRVRRDGEGSVDVTVVDRCTGCEPTDLDLSPAVFERLADKDEGRVTGTWTWLD; from the coding sequence ATGGCCGACGAAGAACAGGCAATCCAGCGCCCAGCGCAAGCATACCAGACGCCCGCCTGGGAGACGCCTGCCACCAACAAGCGTCGCTCCCTCTTTGATCGCTTCGTCCCGTCATCGGCGACACACGGCTACAGGACGACCTCTGACGAGCCGTATGCCAAAGAAGCCTCAGCTCATCATCCCCCTCCCGCATACTCGGCTGGCGCAAcggccacgacggcgacgaccacgaccgcGGCTGTGACTGCGACCCCAAGAACGCATTCCTCCCTCCACGCCCGCTTCGACGCTCTGCTGCCCCCGCACAAGACCTACGTGGGCCTCTCCCGCAAGCGATTCCTCCTTTTCGTCCTTCTCCCGCTCGCCATACTCCTCCTGCTCGTCCTCCCGCTCGccctgggcctcggcctctcgaaccgcggcgacggcaagcAGGACCTGCCTCTGCCCACGAACAAGGAGGTCCACACGGGAGACCTGACGTACTACGCCGTAGGGCTCGGCGCTTGCGGGCAGACCCACGGCGACACGGACATGATCGTCTCCGTGTCGCACTACATCTGGGACGAGGTGCAGACCGGCGGCAACCCCAACACCAACCCCTTGTGCGGCAAGAAGATCCGCgtccgccgcgacggcgagggctcCGTGGACGtgaccgtcgtcgaccgctGCACCGGTTGCGAGCCGACCGACCTGGACCTGAGCCCGGCCGTCTTTGAGCGGTtggccgacaaggacgagggGAGGGTCACGGGCACCTGGACCTGGCTGGACTGA
- a CDS encoding glycosyl hydrolase family 18 — protein sequence MNLRPSGEVYSADTYSDLEKHYPNDCKTASGINPLTAHKAWNDVGNNAYGCAKQLYVLKKANRRMKVLLSIGGWTWSTNFPAAASTPEGRALFASSSVRLMKDWGFDGVDVDWEYPSNAAEAANMVLLLQAVRSELDAYAARHTPGYHYLLTIASPAGPSHYSILNLKALSDVIDAFNLMAYDYAGSWDANSGHQANLYPSPGNPSATPFSTDAAVTDYLRAGVPASKIVLGMPAYGRAFQQTDGVGRPFSGVGGGSWEPGVWDYKALPRAGATELYDATAAASYSYDGAARELVSYDTPAVVRAKVAYLTGRGLGGSMFWEASGDRSGGGGLLAASFDALGGAAAQDKSLNQLHYPDSQYDNIRAGVPGG from the exons ATGAACCTTCGCCCATCTGGAGAAGT ATACTCTGCCGATACCTACTCCGACCTGGAGAAGCACTACCCCAACGACTGTAAGACGGCCAGT GGCATCAACCCGCTAACAGCTCACAAAGCATGGAACGACGTCGGGAACAACGCCTACGGCTGTGCCAAGCAGCTCTACGTCCTGAAGAAGGCCAATCGCCGCATGAAGGTCCTCCTGAGTATCGGAGGCTGGACGTGGTCCACCAActtccccgccgccgccagcacccCCGAGGGCAGGGCGCTCTTCGCGTCGTCCTCTGTCCGGCTGATGAAGGACTGGGgcttcgacggcgtcgacgtcgactgGGAGTACCcctccaacgccgccgaggccgccaacaTGGTCCTCCTGCTCCAGGCCGTCAGGAGTGAGCTGGACGCCTACGCCGCGAGACATACCCCGGGCTACCACTACCTCCTGACGATCGCATCGCCCGCAGGGCCGAGCCACTACAGCATCCTCAACCTCAAGGCACTATCGGACGTCATAGACGCCTTCAACTTGATGGCGTACGACTACGCCGGCTCATGGGACGCCAACAGCGGCCACCAGGCGAACCTCTACCCGAGCCCGGGCAATCCATCCGcgacgcccttctcgacagacgccgccgtcaccgactacctccgcgccggcgtcccggCCTCCAAGATCGTGCTCGGCATGCCCGCCTACGGCCGCGCATTCCAGCAgaccgacggcgtcggccggcCCTTctccggcgtcggcggcgggtcCTGGGAGCCCGGCGTATGGGACTACAAGGCCCTGCCGCGCGCCGGCGCGACGGAGCTGTACGATGCcacggccgcggcctcgtATAGCTACGACGGGGCCGCCAGGGAGCTCGTCTCGTACGACacgcccgccgtcgtccgggCCAAGGTCGCGTATCTGACGGGCAggggcctcggcggctccaTGTTCTGGGAGGCCAGCGGGGACAGgagcggcgggggcgggttgttggcggcgagcttcgatgccctcggcggcgcggccgcgCAGGACAAGAGCCTGAATCAGCTCCACTACCCGGACAGTCAGTATGACAACATCCGGGCTGGGGTTCCCGGCGGTTGA
- a CDS encoding Aspartic proteinase: MRTSTLFAGSVCAVSLASAQVRLPFTRQSRSPAGTNVQTRSAAAAAEGPGGGRRSLPSVDFSVDNWQYVVNVSVGTPPQDMSLRLSILESASWVPNRAHCADSLPYDDYTLTYASQAEKPSCEYGAFDPIASSTYVNRDTASFSSWDISDMVRGDWASDTLSIPGATLPNLTMGLVPSAENFVGVLGLGFNVSRDLWSASTDPPTVLERLKKDGHIKSTAYSLWMDDNNDDDDDDGSPKSGHLLLGAVDKSKFEGPLLRFPTWSSQGRVSKYRERIFDTPIYSVNGNNSPLGAPQPLGQEVLLQNVDAVVILARLEPQSVFSVLPDALARDIWALAGATWNTDFYAGVIPCAAAGTLTGSIGIRLYGSQGPVLVVALADLVVPADVWAYALRSPDARSTQEYCMFAIQSEVSTSSYSLHWLGGAVFRQSYMVFDLANEEVAVAQVSLGGATSTEEEEVVPFASFGARVPESTWARPDYCPGSYAQCGGNGDSESLPPPVKIGIGMGVGLFCLLVGGLSFWAIKRCRRIRQGEREVLAKQADMEQEANPRDGTGDGYNVAQEGSLPPAAVTSEGPHDEDHRRAA, translated from the coding sequence ATGAGGACGTCCACTCTCTTCGCCGGCTCCGTCTGCGCCGTCTCTCTGGCCTCGGCGCAGGTCCGTCTGCCCTTCACCCGCCAGAGCAGGTCACCCGCCGGCACCAATGTCCAGACTCGgtccgccgcagccgccgccgagggtcCCGGTGGTGGCCGCCGATCCCTCCCCTCGGTCGACTTCTCGGTCGACAACTGGCAATACGTCGTCAACGTCTCCGTCggcacgccgccgcaggaCATGTCCCTGAGGCTGAGTATACTGGAGAGCGCCTCATGGGTCCCCAACCGCGCGCACTGCGCCGACTCTCTGCCCTACGACGACTACACCCTCACGTACGCGTCCCAGGCGGAGAAACCCTCGTGCGAGTACGGCGCCTTCGACCCCATCGCGTCCTCTACCTACGTCAACCGGGACACCGCCTCTTTCTCAAGCTGGGACATCTCCGACATGGTGAGAGGCGACTGGGCCAGCGACACCCTGAGCATCCCCGGCGCCACGCTGCCCAATCTGACCATGGGACTTGTTCCGTCGGCCGAGAACTTCGTCGGCGTGCTGGGTCTGGGATTCAACGTGAGCCGCGATCTCTGGAGCGCCTCGACCGATCCGCCCACCGTTCTCGAGCGgctgaagaaggacggcCACATCAAGTCCACCGCCTACAGCCTCTGGAtggacgacaacaacgacgatgacgacgacgacggctcaCCCAAGTCCGGACACCTGCTGctgggcgccgtcgacaagtCCAAGTTCGAGGGGCCCCTCCTCCGCTTTCCCACCTGGAGCTCCCAGGGCAGGGTTTCCAAATACAGAGAGCGCATTTTCGACACGCCCATCTACTCCGTCAACGGGAACAACTCGCCGTTGGGCGCACCGCAGCCTCTCGGGCAAGAGGTGCTGCTGCAGAACGTagacgccgtcgtcatcctcgcccgGCTGGAGCCCCAGTCCGTGTTCTCCGTGCTGCCAGACGCCCTCGCGCGGGACATCTGGGCCCTCGCGGGCGCCACGTGGAACACCGACTTCTACGCGGGCGTCATCCCGTGCGCCGCGGCCGGAACCCTCACGGGAAGCATCGGCATCCGGCTCTACGGGTCCCAGGGCCCCGTCCtggtcgtcgccctcgccgacctggtCGTGCCCGCGGACGTCTGGGCGTACGCGCTGCGGTCCCCGGACGCCCGGTCGACCCAGGAGTACTGCATGTTCGCGATTCAGTCCGAAGTTTCGACCTCCTCCTACAGCCTCCACTggctgggcggcgccgtcttccggCAGTCCTACATGGTCTTTGACCTCGCCAACGAGGAGGTGGCCGTGGCGCAGGTCAGTCTCGGCGGCGCAACTtcgacggaggaggaggaggtcgtgCCCTTCGCCAGCTTCGGGGCCAGGGTCCCCGAGTCGACGTGGGCGAGGCCCGACTATTGCCCCGGCTCCTACGCCCAGTGCGGCGGCAACGGGGACAGCGAGTCTCTCCCGCCCCCTGTCAAGATCGGGATCGGCATGGGCGTCGGCCTGTTCtgcctcctcgtcggcggcctgtCCTTCTGGGCCATCAAAAGGTGCCGTCGGATCAGGCAAGGCGAACGGGAAGTCTTGGCGAAGCAGGCAGACATGGAGCAAGAGGCCAACCCGCGGGACGGCACTGGTGATGGATACAACGTGGCTCAGGAGGGCTCcctgccgccggccgccgtgACGTCGGAAGGCCCTCATGACGAAGACCATCGACGAGCAGCGTGA